The genome window TATTAAAAATTTCCTGTGCTTCACATTCATGATGTAAAAACTCTCCAATACAAACTCAATTGTAGCACTCTTACAAAATTCATGTAGAGTCCCACAGACTATAACATAATTTATGTAAAATACAGAATTTTCCATGCTACTCTACTGTAACATTGCAAACCTTAAAACTTGCAAGTTAGAGATACTACTTTCAAATAAGAGTAACTTCTAAAAAGAGTATTAATAGTTAGAAAAGGGGCATCATGGATTATAATATATGGTATTAACACCACCTGAATCCTCATTTAGACTGAAAGGTTTGAAATGTGCTAGTTAGTCTGCCGATAGAGTAATGCTGATAGTAGGTGGTCGTTGCTGATTTGGCTGTTTGTTTGGAACAGGAAGTTCTATTCTTTCAGTTCCAAAGATCAAATTATTCTCTTGCAAACTACACACTGAAAATCTGTTTCCTTCTGTGCCATTGTGATTATTTGGGACTACAACACCACTGACCTGTTCAAAAGATTTACTAAAAAGAGTAGTGCTAGTTCTAGCCAAACTATGACTGCCAGGCTTAGGCAGAGATTGGCTGCTAGTTAGGGTCAGTCTCTTTAATGATAGAAGCTCTAGGTTTTCACTCATTGCTCTCTGGCTTTGTTTACGAGACAAATGTTCTTTATGGGATTCACCaacagcttccttttcttttcctccaattttgcTTCCTCCAGACCTTCGCTGACTCTTGCTTAGCAGAGACTTGTTACTCATATTGCTGCTATTCAATAAAGCAGAATTACTTGTGGTAGAAGGAGCCCTAGAGCAAAAACCTTCATCAACTTCAGAGACTTCTATTAATTCTTCTTCTGTAATTCCTAGTTCACTATCTgcatgaagaaagaaaacaattaatATAGGAATTTTTCACAATTGCATTTTGCAATGATTTGCAATAAAGCTACATTGTTTgattttggcacagagcaaaacaaaaaacaaaaaacaaactatgGAGTGGACAGGAAACTTACCCATTATATCAAACTGATGGAAAATGCATAGTATAATTTGTATTACACTAGTAaagtgaatttattttttaaaatgcatgcttattttcattttgtaatgattattcacaaagcacttctgTTATTCATGCAAAAGCTTAGAAAAAGGTTAGATACATTACAGAAAGGTAGGAAAAGGTGTGAATCAAAGATGATCCAAGGTATCTACACATTATCAGCAGAGCAAATTAATCATGAAACTAAGAATCAGGGTATCATAGTGGCATCACCTGCAGGCTCTAACATTTTTAGCGAACCCAGCAGTACtaaaggtttgtgttttttttttagactgaaaGGTCACATTCTGCAATACAGAGTTATGTATAGTGACAAGACTGGAAACTGAACACACTGGAGTATAAGCATTCATGGCTGAAAAGACTTCAAATgataaaagtgaaacaaaaataaaatgaattgacATGGTTCCTACATATCTGGAAAACAAATTTCTCTAAGTGAGCTTGGGAATATGCAATATACTGATTTAGGAATAACCCAAAATAAGGAACACAATTTGAAATCTCTCAGTGTGGTTTCCCAAGCTAAAATAACCTTatttgctaccctgtttccccgaaaataagacctaacctgaaaataagccctagtatgatttttcaggatgctcataatataagccctaccccaaaaataagccccagttaagtgaaaccacgttctccactattgtgcagcaaccagaagatgacatgactatttgaataaatgtacagtagatggttgtacatgaaaaaaatcccttgaaaataaggtCTAGTAcgtttttttggagcagaaattaatctaagaccctgtcttatttttggggaaacgcgGTACCAGCATGCCATTTAATGTATTCAGCACAGAAATAATAATTTCTATGTGCAAAGCATGCATTTGTCTTCTATCAAAAGGTAACATGCAAATATAATTTACTGGATACTGCAGTACTCCAAACATGCAGCAGTGACCCTTTCAATCAATACCTTTGTGTGTAGCTACAAAGTGCTCTGCTAAAACTGCACTCTGCCAGGTGAGCTTATTCCATCCTCCATTATTTTTCTTACAGATTTTTGTCTCCTGATCTCTGGTAAGCCTCTGTGGTCAAGTCTAGGATCTGTAGGCGTTTCCTGTACACCCTGCAAATGCTGAGCATCACTCTCTGCTGGTgctctgcttttttccccattccCGGTTCGCTCTCCAGCCACATTTGTAACACTAATCTCGGGTATGACAAAATTGCCCGATTCAGTAGTGTCATTAGCATTATCTGGTTGTTCTAGAATCAAAGATGgataagacaaaacaaaaacaaaaaaaggatgtCTGAAACAAAAACCACGgagacaaagaaacaaaaagagacaagtCTGACAAAACCAGAATGTTGAATGTTATGAAGTCAGATGTTTTGCTTACTGACCTGTTATTTAGCCTTATTAGTAAGAAATGGATAAATTATTTCTACACAAAGCACAGAAATATTGTGGTAtcatcagaaattaaaaaatggaactCTAAACCTTTCTACTAAACCCAGATCTCATTTATTACTTACTCCACTAGTAGAAATACATCATCACTATAGTTATTTTAAGAGTTTAATTATAAAACCAGTAGCTGCATGAAAAACCATTTCTTTGTAGATTATGCAATGACACATTGGAAACTAGTATATCAATAATTTCATAGAAATTACCACTATCTATATTCATTTATGCTGTATAATACAGACATCTATCTGAAATGTGGAGATTCATTTAAAGGTTTTCATTGAAATGTCACTTTCTGAAAGTTGTTGGAGTAAAACAAGCAGATCAAAAGCAAGTAGGACACAGGTTCCTTCTTTTCTTGGGCTTCAGATTTAGAATGTGATCCTTTCCCATATGGGCTGATCACTGTATGTTCCACTTCCCTTGGGGGTTGTACAAGGGCATTCAGACCACATGACAGATCATTAGAGAGAACTGAGCAAAACATATGACCTTCCCATTGCTGAGAACATGATGTTGTGCTGCATGGAAGAATTCAGAGGTGGGGATACAAATGGACATGATGCTACTAAGACTGAGGATCCTGCAATGCTTAGACCTATCAACACTATACATAGTTCTTCTATTCCTATTAAGCCATGGCAACCTGTATCCCCATTAGAGTGTTTCTAATAAGAACCGGAGCTGCAGATTATTCAGTTCAATGCACTCTCTCTTTTGTTCAACAAAACATAGTTGTTTCTAACACCGATATTCCACCCTGCTATGAGGAACTCAGGAAGTACAGCTGAACTAAATGATAAACCACGTTATCCAGCAAATACAATAAAATCTCTGGGGGGATGTAAATGGTTTTTAAGTGACCTATCAGCCAAATAGTGTTACTTACTTCTCTTCTGTATCATTGCACTGCAGTATTTCAAACCATCTTAGTTTCTGCCCCATATTGCTCTTATTAACATCTGTTTCAATTTAACTTTAAAACACATGAGGCTACTCTGTGCAGAAGAAATTAAACTTTCTGAATATGCAAACTAGCTCTATAAATCAAAACTGCAGTTTTCACAAATTATTATAGttgtatatttttttcaaacCATGTTCCAAATGgagtattttttatttacttgtttcatttgtaggctgcctttctttcAATAAGGGgaccttattaaaaatatattccgGATAGAAAATCAAACAACTATCCAACCTTCTGAAATAATCATGATATGAAACTGCTAAACCATGAGCTTATCATTGCTCCTGAAACAGAAAGTACACAAGTATCTTTTCTAGAGAAAACTTCTGGGTTTACTTGCTCTATTCAATGGTATGCTCTTCCACACACAATGCTATCTGGTATTTACTCAGACCTGTGTGATCATCTGGAGGAGTAAGGGGTAACAGTTTTGATGGCTATCCTACAGGCTTTGATGAATAGTTTGGCTCTGTATCAGTGTGAAGCTGTCAAGCTGCAATGATGTTCAGGCTGGGGTAGCTGATTTAGTGAGACTCCAAGTATATCACTTTTATACACTATTGTCAATGAAACACAGTAACTTGCAAGGTAGTAATTGGAAGAAATTATCTCAAAGGACATTGATACCTATTTTGAGTCATGGtttactttgtaaaaaaaagattctcctctacaagctaAAGAAGCGGTAGTTTTCCACACATTTTGTTACAACACCATGATAATCCCAAATTGGAAGCTCATAATTTACTAGCTCTTTAGGATTCTGCAGCCAAACTTCCATACCTGGCAAATTATCCTTCTTCTTAACAAAGTAACTGTTCATCTTTATTGAAGTCAGTTGTTTTCCTAATACTATCACGCCTCTTGCCTTACTGTTATCTGCTGCAGCAAACACTTGTCCTAACCAATGACTCGTGAACTTCAGCACCTGTATCATCAAGTATGACTCCTGCAGGAAGGCAATATTAAAGAGTAGTTTCTAAAATATGAaaggtatttttgttttctaaatcaCCAATACAATTatacaaaaaggggaaaaaactagaaGTAACATGTTGGGCAAATCCTATTGGCATAGTTACAGCAGCATAAACCAGATTCAGGCAGCAGAGATCATTAATTTAAGTGAATTTAATGCTTCCAAttgatgggacgtggtggcactgtgggttaaaccacaagcctctgggctgcaaggttgaaagatcagcagttcaaatccacgtgatggagtgagctcctgtcgcttgtcccagctcctgccaacctagcaattcgaaagcatgtaaaaatgcaagtagataaataggtaccaccacggtgggaaggtaacgtgtctagttgtgctggccacatggccatggaaactgtcttcggacaaacgctggctctatggcttggagacgaggatgagcatcaccccctagagtcggacacgactggacaattgtcaaggggaacctttacctttaccttaattacCCAATTTCAGTGTCTGTGGCTCCTTAGGGTCCCTTTtgcctttgggagcttcaggatGGAAGAAGAAAGCCTTCAATTaccaaaaaaatcaccaccaggaTCAGTGCCACTGCCTGATTATTTCCGTCAATGCTAACGCTGGTGGTAGCAATCTGGTAATTTGGTGATTAAAGGTGTCCTGCTCCATCCTGagattcccaaaggcttccccaggacaaaCTGGAGTGCAAGAAAGCCTTTGAACCTAAAAGGAGTGTGGGGGATAGGAAGTATTCACTTAAATTAACTatgtcaacaggattttgccttgTATCTGTGTCCCCAGACTCTTATTCTTCAAGCTGCTGAATTGGACAGTACTCCAAAGTTTCCTTAATAATTTTTAAGGAGGCTGACACAAGCTAGCACTATCAACTAAAATTCTaacaaaactaacaaacaaaaaacagccagtaGCATCTCTTAGAAGATGGCAGTATCTCTGTTCACTTAAATTCATCAGAACATGTCCACCTTCTTACTAGTATTAACCTGTCTGGAAACAGCTTTAATTCACAAGACTGCAAATTAGAATACTTTACTGAGAACTAAGGACTCCATTGGGAGAGTAACATTATTctataaaacaatatatataagaGACAAGATGTGACATGTGGATGAAATCAAGATTTACTCTGATTCTGCACTATAATTCTTCCAATTGATACCTTCCACTCAAAGCACTATGCTACACTAAAAGGCAAAACAATATGTTTAACCAAATTCTTAAGCAATCGGCCCTTGGACCAGCTCAGCAATCTTCTGCAGGATGAAATAAACTTTAGATTACCTAATGGGGGAAGCAGGTACTTTCAGAATCCATCTTAGCAAGGAAATGTTGTGGTTAAATCACTCAATGGTAACAATCAGTTCGTTATACAAATGAAAACGAGAAGCCCTTATACTGTAGAAGTCCGTGTGGATATGTACTGGCAATATGTTCTCAACAGAATGCCTATGTAATAATTTTGCTACATAATTACTATAAAACAAGAATCATTACAATTTCATAACTTTCAATGCTTAATGGTGCTAAATTCTACACAAATGCTTACATCCAAATTCACATGGTAAATCTAGAAATTCAACGTAAAATCCTGCTTCCTAATAAAGTTATACACAGCAGCCTTCAACTCATGTAGATTCTACTTAATATCAAATGCTACATGTGACCAGTTGAGGGAAGACCATCATTTGCAATCAATACATTAAAACCATAGAATAAAAATGGTAAAGCAAATAATAAGCATTGAATAGTTAGACATTCATGAGAACCAATCAAGACCAGTTGATCCCTatgtattaaaataaacaaaatgcaatAGCACAATAGCCAATTTAGCAAAATTGTACCAAAAGTTAATAAGTACCTTTACTGCATACCGATTTCAACTTTTAACTATAAAATTAATGGTAATTTTGACAACTATGTTTCTTACCATGCCTTTTCCATCGATGGCCACGAATAGACATGCTCGTCACTGCATTTCTTGATATTCTAGATGCAGTTGGTGTGATTTCAACCTGTATGCATTTTGTACCTTCTTTACTAGATTTTATGGCACCTTGAGGCAATGAAGCTTTTATTGCATTAGCAAccttggaaagaaaagaaaaaagagatctGAAGATTAATATCAGGCCTCAAATTAAAACAACATTTACTCTAATGAAGGAATGCAGCTCTGTGTATTATTATATTAGATATGACAAAGTGTCAAAACAGTTAATAATTTTACTTGCATCGTTCATAATTACGGCTTTACTTAAGAGGATTAGTGAACAACTCAAACTGGGCATACCTGCCTTAAAAGCCGATAAAGAAGTCCATTTACAATCATACATTTCCTTTCTGGGCTGTCTTTTAGCAACCCACACAAATGCAATGTACAAAAAGTTTTCTTCTGACAATTTATTTCCTGTGTGCTTTCAAAACTCAGTAATACAAAGAATGACGGGAGGTGGGCGAGTGGGAGAAACAGAAGCCTTTTAGACTATGCAGATTTCCAAATCTAGATATTATTGCTACAAACCATTCTTTACACAGGTGCCTAGTTGTAACTTTAATGTTTTATCAACTATCTTGCCTTTATATCAGCTTCAGACCCATTTTGAAGTACTGGTCCCCAATATCAAAACCCTATGTACACTAGGATCAGTCTGGTTAAAACACTGCCTTCTCCAACATAAAGTTTTCCTCATGTCCTGCTGTCACCACAGGTTTCAGTGGTAGTGATGCAAAAGATGGGTGGTGGTGATACAACAGATGGTCTTCTCCATAGTACCACACTTTATGGAGCTTCCTGTTCCCAGCATATATCTTTTGCCTTCTATCTTGTTAGAGTTCTGACATAAACaaactctttattattattattattcagaaaattTATGGCCTGAAATGTATTGAGCTTTCTTTCCCcttactttctcttttttcctggtATGTTTAATTTGCTGCACAGCATACAATTTGCTGCTTGTCTGTTTAACTGTTTTATATTTTAGTTACAAGCTGCTTTAGCAATTCATGTAAGCTTGGAAAAACAGGAGATGTTTAAAATAAAGTCTGAACACTGGCTAGAAACATTTGAGACAAGATACCTACCAAGAGTGGTTCTGGATATAGCTCTAGTTGTGCTCTGTATAAAACATCATCCATTGCTTTTCGAGCCAAATCCCATTCTCCATTGTAACTAAAAAAGGAATGTTTGAAAGCAAAACTGAATGTATTATTTCTTTAAACTAAtgtttaccccacttttctccttactTAAAAAGgattcaaagcagcttacatcattaaaagacatctgaagctaaaaacagtaagtatacaaatattaaaaaggatcaaacattctaagaaatggtaaacacaagcaataGTAAAAACACGTTCAATGCAGTAATACATAACaatctatagtggtgcctcaacttacagatgtccacacttacgaaaatttcaagttATGGAAAggtccggccgcaaaattttggttcgacttgcggccggagcttccacttacaaaaggaaaaaggcagggggaaagggtgggaaatttaaatctacagtactaactgttggtggcaaagaggctgcttcttcgccccaatggttaggaaaaggctCCAAGCCTAGATCAAATTACATGAATAATTTGGTGTAAGAATCCACATAACAACTTATATAAACTCAAGCTAATGgtttgcagaaacaaaaaaaatgggtTTAATCTagtcaaaaatgaaacaaaatctttCACATCTCATCAACTGAATTCTTTCATGTGATTTGTaaatcttcctttcctcctcaatTTTGCACATCTATATGTGACACAACATGTTCATCAATAtgccagattattattattctattagttttatttatatgccatatttctcccaacaagggacccaaagtgtctcacaacattaaaattcatgcaatttaaaaacacaatatgttaaatattaaaagattaatttaacaacatattatttaaaatacaattaaaagattaaaacatgaaaaagattaaaatttctgaTGAAATGAGGTTCAGGGATTCGGTTataattattaaaagcctgcctgaagagatgcgatttagcttttttcaaaaggataaaagggaaggggccatcctgatctcccaagggagaatgttccatagcctggaagctgccacagagaatgctctctcccatgtcccatcagctgtgcttgcctggcaatgggaccgagaggagggcctcctctgctgatcttaattgctgagAAAGTGCATATAGGGAGACatagtccttcaggtagcctgaacCCAAGCTGCATAGAGCTTTCTAGGTAATGACCAggactttgaactgggcccagaaaagGACTGGTAGACAGTGCAGtccttgtaacaggtgtgttatacaCTCCCTGTCGCTGGCCCCAGTGAGTAGTCTGGTTTGCACCATCTGAattttccaaaccatcttcaaaggcagccccacatagagtgggttacagtaatcc of Pogona vitticeps strain Pit_001003342236 chromosome 6, PviZW2.1, whole genome shotgun sequence contains these proteins:
- the HYCC1 gene encoding hyccin isoform X1 yields the protein MLAADTGIVEEWLSEFKTVPEASIPSYAKNLKDKISLVSSLYKVIQDLQSELLEPVCHQLFEFYRSGEELLLQFTLQFLPELIWCYLAVSASKDLQSSGCIEALLLGVYNLEIVDKDGHSRVLSFTIPSLSKPSVYHEPSSIGSMALTEGALSQHGLSRVVYSGPHLQREMLTAQNRFEVLTFLLLRYNAALCYMPAVSLQSLCQICSRICVCGYPRQQVRKYRGINSRIPISSEFMVQMLTGIYYAFYNGEWDLARKAMDDVLYRAQLELYPEPLLVANAIKASLPQGAIKSSKEGTKCIQVEITPTASRISRNAVTSMSIRGHRWKRHDSELGITEEELIEVSEVDEGFCSRAPSTTSNSALLNSSNMSNKSLLSKSQRRSGGSKIGGKEKEAVGESHKEHLSRKQSQRAMSENLELLSLKRLTLTSSQSLPKPGSHSLARTSTTLFSKSFEQVSGVVVPNNHNGTEGNRFSVCSLQENNLIFGTERIELPVPNKQPNQQRPPTISITLSAD